The sequence ATTGTTGTGAAGTAATGTCACAAATAGTATGATAGTTTAACAAATAATAGCAATAGGTTATTCAAACGATATGATAAGTAGCATTTGAGGTTGGTGTAAAGTAATGAATAGCATTAAAATTAGAATACCTGAACCAAAATGGGAAAGTGATTTAGCAAACTTCATTATTGACTTAGAAAAGCTAAAAATAAAAAGGATCGAAGGTGAGATTCCTGAATATATTTTTTTGCAATTAAAGGAAATATTCCATAAATTGGAAACTTTAGGTTCGGCGAGGATAGAAGGTAACAATACTACACTGTCAGAGTATATTGAAAAAATTATTGAAAATAGATTTGAAGAAGAAGAAAAAGAGATTCTAAATATTGAAGAGGCTATTGATTTTATTGAGCAACATATTGAGCATTATTCTATTGACAGGATGTTTATATCCCAGATTCATAAAATTATTACAAAAGATTTAACTCCACCGCCCAAGGGGGAAGGTTCCAAATATCCCGGAGAACTTAGAAAACATAATGTGATAATCCAAAAATCAAAGCACAGACCACCTGATGTTTCAATATTAAATGATTGTTTTGAAGAATTTATAAGGTTTATAAATAAGGATAGGAAAGAACAATATCAACTTTTAATGATTGCAATAGCACACCATAGATTTGCATATATCCATCCTTATGATAATGCAAATGGAAGAGTCGGAAGGTTATTAAATTATGCCTTGCTAATCAAGTTTGGTTTTAAGGTTAGAGATAAGAGAATACTTAATCCTTCATCAGTATTTTATAGCGATAGAGATAGATATTATGAAATGCTTTCGTGTGCTGATAGTTTATTGGATGAAGATTTGCTGACATGGTGTGAATATTTCTTAAAAGGCTTGAAAAATGAAATAGAAAAAATTGATATTTTATTAAAAAGAGAATTTGTAGTAGGAAAAATATTATTGCCCTCAATTAAATATGCGTTGGAAAGAAAACTGTTAACTTCCGAAGAAAAAAAGGTTTTGCACTTAATGATCGATTCTCCCGAGATGTCTATAAAATCTCAGGATTTATCAAAAATTGGGATTGATGGAAGTGTTAAAAAATCACGGTTTATGGAAAAACTCAAAGAAAGAAAGTTTATAAAACCAATCAAGGAAGGTGGCAGAATTTACACAATAAATTTTACAAATAACTATTTGCTCAGGGGCGTAATAAAATCTTTAGAAAAAGAAGGATTTGTTTCTGATTTTTTAGAAAGGAGAGATAGTTAATTGTATAATAATAACCACTAATAGCAACAAATAACCACGAATAACTTTAAAATCACTGGAGAACAAATAATGTCAAAATATAGCTCACAAACACCAACACCAACACTAGCACATACTTATGATGACAAACAATACAGTACGACACAATTGCTGAACCGCCCGTTTGACGACCAGCTTGAATTTGATGAGAATGGAAAGATTACCAGTGAAACAAAATTTAAAATAAATAGTTTAACATTCAATGTTTACCCTGTTAGATGCCGCAGGCAATCAGCGGAGCTGATATTTAACATGGGGAGCAAGGGTTAAGTTATGGCAAACTTTGAAGAATTAGAAAAGAAAGCCAAAGGTTGATAAATGTTGAAATAGTTGAGAGGGTTGATGTGGCAGATTATGTTTTTCCTTTTGAAAAATTAGAGGTATGGAAGCTGTCCAAAGCTTTTGCAACAAAAATTTATAAAAACACCGAAAATTTTCCAAATGAAGAAAAGTTTGGTCTGGTTTCTCAGCTCAGAAGAGCTGCAGTTTCTGTTGCATCTAATTTAGCCGAGGGTTCATCAAGGAAATCCAAAAAAGATCAGGCACATTTTTCACAAATTGCCTACAGCTCACTAATGGAAGTTCTTTGTCAGCTTGAAATAGCGAGAGATATAGGTTATATATCTAAAAATGATTTACAGGATTTAAGATCTGATGCCAGTAAAATTGCTTATATGATAAACTCATTGAGAAGGTCACAAACATGCTAAATTTTATCAACTATCTCAACCTCTTCAACTGTTTCTCCCTCAACCGCCTCAACTTCTTCAACCACATCAACGGTTTCAACCGTCTCAACTATCTCAACCCCCTCAACTTTTTCAACCGTCTCACCTTCCCCGTCTCACGCCTCACGCCTTTCCCTCTACCTCAACCTTTGCCTCTGCCTTCTCAGGCCTCGGCCCTTTGAACTATTGGATAAGGAATCCAGAATAAACTCTCTCAACCTTCTCAACTTCATCAACCACATCAACGGTTTCAACCGTCTCACCTTCCCCGTTTCACGCTTTACGCCTCACGCATTACACATCACGGCCTTACCCGGTTTTAAAAGTTGCAAAATATTGTTCAAGTATTTATAATATAAAAAGAAGTAGTCTTATAGCGACATAGTGACTATATATTGCTAAAGAGGAGCATATAGTGTTAAGAAAAATTATAAGACCTGATTCAGAGGAATATAAGCTATATATACCGAAAGAGTATATTAACAAAGATGTTGAAATATTGGTCCTGCCTTTGTTTGAAAGTAATTCAAAAAAAAGCATTCTTGAAACACTTGCAAACGGACCTACTTACGAAGAAGAGGAAATAACAGAGTGGGAAAAAAGCATTGAAAAAGGTTATGAAAATTGGGAAATAGAGCTGTCTTAATTGATACATCTATTCTGATAAACTATTTTAGGAAAAAGACAAAGAAAACACTTTTTTATATAAGCTTTTTGAAAGAGATTTTGATTTAGTAGTATCCGTTATTACTTTTTTTGAATATAAGCTGGGTTCAAAAGATGAAGAGTTCGATGATTTTCTTTTTAATAATATAAAAATTATTGATTTCGACAAGAGCCAGGGATTGTTGGCTTCCAGGTTGTATAAAGAGTTAAAAAAGGAGAATAAAGTTATAGAATTTAGAGATCTTTTCATAGCATCATGTTCGATTTTTCTTTCTATTCCACTTTTAACATTAAATAAAAATCATTTTGAACGAATTAAAAAAATTGAAATGTTTGATGAGAGACTGCTTAACTGACAGGTGTTACTCCGATAATTAAGTATACAAACGAATAACTATCAATAACCATAAACAACAAGGAATATACTATGAATAACAATGAATATAGTGAGTATTCCGGGTCAAATTGAGCCACCTGTCAGGTGATTGAGAGCCACCAGTCCATTAAGATAGAACCAGTGTTCCGGTAAAGAGGGCCATTTTCTAACAAAATCAAGAGCTTTGAATAGGTACCCTACCCACAACCTCCCCTAATTTAGGGAGGAGCTTTATCTCCCATCCTATCAAAGATTTAGGAGGGGATTAAGGGGTGGTAAAATTTATAAAAACACATTATTCAAAAGTCTAAAATCGGTACTAACCGATCAAGTATTATTACAGCTCTTTATTGTTTTTGGATCCATCCATACTTTGGCTGCCACTCTTTTTCAAAATTTGATTCTGATTGAATACTGCCGATTACTGGCTGCAGGAATCTGGAAATTTCACCAATAATCAGCGATAAATCATCAATACAGACATTCGGATTCGATTTTCTGATAAAGGTGTTCCATTGTATCTTTTTTTGCCGGTCTTTATGAAAATCAGAAGTAAAAGCAAAGGGGACGTCACTTGGAAGAGGTGTTTCGCGTCGGTTAAAGGTATTTTTTATGGCTGTGCTAAGGATGTCCCCTTTAAAGGGAAAACGTGTCGATAGTAGCCAGATATCGTAGAAATCCTTCATTCTGCTGTTTGCCAAACCAAAGTAAACCATAGCTTCTAACTTTTCAGCAACCAACGTATATCGTGGATAAGCTCTTAATTTAGGTGATGGAGAGTCAAGTAGAGTCGGATATTCAATATTTTCCGGAGCAGGTGTTATAGTATCCCCGAAACCTATATCAATTTGCAAAGGAATTTTGGCTTTATTCAAAAACCCTACGAGAGTTATGCGCACACCATCATATTCGTGACCTTCACGAATCTCCTCAACCTTTAATGTATCAGCATCGTAAACCATTCCGTCAACACCACAGCCTATACTGCATATATTGCGAAATATCTCTGCAAGGCTTTGTAAGTTGGAAGAACCAAAACAAAGAAGATCAGCGTCCCGAGTTACACGATGGTTTTGCCCCATCCAAACCAGAAACAGGCTTGCACCTTTTAAGAGGAATCGTTCATTATACGATGATATGCTTAGCCTATAAAGGAATCTTTCCATTCCATAACGAGAAAGGAGAAAATTAAAATCTTCTTCGTTGGCTTTTGCCCGATTCAACAAACGCTGAAGAATCGAATGAGCTATATTCTTATTATTTGCCTTTTTCATACAATCGCTTCCATGTACGGACGCATAATTTTAAGTACTCTGTTAACTTTAGCAGCTCCAACAAGTTCATCCATAGTGGCCTTTCGGGTTCTCATAACTTCGCGGAGAGCTTCAATGGCAACATCAAGCCCAACCTTGTTCCGGAATTTAAAGCAATCTGCAACTGTTTTTGCAGGGGTATAAATTTTTACCAATACACCGTTAATATTTACTTCCTGAATACCGAAACTATATGCTTTTTTATTCATGACCGTGTAATGCAGTGGGGGATAATCAATTTTCGGACGCCATGTATCTCTTGGTACCGCGATCCAAAGTTCATTAGGTATTTGTGTCGTAATCTCATGAAAGCTGAGAGCTGAAATTAGGCAAACAACGGCAGCGGGAATCTTTTTTGCAACTTTAATAAGATTCTGATATTCAGTAATTGGCGCATCGGGGAGCATATACATTCCACGATCAATTTTGATAAGCAGTCCTTTTTTATAAAGACTATACAGAATATGCCTGTTAATGCCGAGCTCTTCGACATCTTTAGGCCGAACAATACCCTTTTCTTTAGTGAGTTTCAGTATTTGATCTGTTTTGTTCATGACTGCACCCTTATCAACAATTCCTCCACAAATATAAACAACTGTATAGGAATTGCAAGCATTTTCTTTTAAAAAAGAGACTCGAAACTTGCGTTCGGTTTAGTCACTATTGTGATTAATACCAAGCTGCAGTCAAGAAAGTAATAAGTCCAAATAATGGTGTATAAGTATATTGGTTGATTTGTGTATTGGTGAAGAGATAATCCAACGTTGAATTTATTATTTCCATGCTTTTTGAATGGTTCAAAGCTCTAAGCAGATACGCAGATATTTTTGATATATTAAAAAATACCCCCTCTCAATCTCCCCCTAAATTAGGGGGAGGTTAGGATGGGGTATATAAAAATGATGTTTGTCAAAAAGCTCCCTTGGTTTATATGATAATAACTTATGCGTTTAAGTTTATTCGTGAAGATTAGTGAGATTCGTGGTTCAAATCCTTTGAAAAATAAAATACATATTTACCTTACTCAAACAAATGCAACTTGGTATAAAAAGTTAAAAAAGGAGAATAAAGTTATAGAATTTAGAGATCTTTTCATAGCATCATGTTCGATTTTTCTTTCTATTCCACTTTTAACATTAAATAAAAATCATTTTGAAAGAATCAAAAAAATTGAATTGTTTGATGAGAGACTGCTTAACTGACAGGTGTTACTCCGATAATTAAGTATACAAACGAATATCTATCAATAACCAAGAATTACTATTAATAACAACGATTAACAAACATGCTAAACTCCCTAAACCTTCTCAACTTTATCAACCATCTCAACGGTTTCAACTGTCTCAACCTCGACCGTTCAACCCCCTCAACTTCATCAACCTCCTCAACTGTTTCTCCCTCTACCTTAACCTCTCCCTCAACCTGATTTTTAGCACTAAGTCCTTGACATTTTAAACATTTTATTATAAATAACCTTTTGTACAATAAAATAGCTTCTAAATTTTTCCCCGATCAAAAATCATGATACGGCAACTGCGGTAGCCCGTCCAAAATTAGTGTATTGGTATATTGGAAGAATAGAAAATTGGAATTGTGGAAAAGTGGAATATTGGAAAAACTGATGAGTAGTAATGATAGTATAAGCAGAAACGCAGATATATTTGTTATATAAGAATAGAGATTCCTCGGTTCCACTTTGTTCCACTCGCCCAGTTAAATCCGGCTTGCCGGGTTGCGTTGCAACATTTAACAGGGCGAGGAATGACATAAAGTCCTGTCATCTCTTGCCTGGTTAAATGCCGCAGGCAATCAGCGAAGCTGATATTTAACGGGGGCGACCGAAACGGAGTGGAGTGGAGAGATCTCTTTTGCTTAATGTTATATGCTAAATAAATATGCAATTATGCTTAAAACATGACTTCAGAAATTTGGATGTCTGGAAATTAGCAAAAGATTTCCGACGAGAAATAAAATTATTGTGCGACAATTTACCAACAGATGAAAAGTATAGATTAGCTGACCAATTAATCAGAGCATCACGCTCAATAACTGCCAACTTAGCTGAGAGACATGGCAGGTACCACTTCCAGGAAAATATCCAGTTTTGCAGACAAGCCCGAGGATCGTTATTTGAATGCTTAGATCATTTAACTGTATGTTTGGAAAATGGCTATATTGATGATAAAATGTTTGTTGATTTAGAAATAAGCATTTATAATATTCTAAAAAAACTCAATGGATATATCAAATATTTGCGGGATAAAAAGAATGAAAAATAACAACCACTCCACTCCACGACTCCTCCACTCCTCAACTCCTCCACTCATCAACTCCTCCACTACTCAACTCCATCAACTACTTCAACTGTTTTAAGATTGATCAACCGAGGAATCTGGCGAAAAGTGTGACGGTGGAGTGACATTTATGTGCTGGTGCTGGAGGAAAGCTAAATATGATTGAAGTGAAAAGTGTTGAAGATTTGGATGTTTTTCAGAGATCACATAAACTTACTCTTGAGTTATATAAAATTTCAGAAGATTTTCCTTCTTCTGAAAAATTCGGACTCGTATCGCAAATAAGAAGAGCAAGCAGCTCTATTTGTGCAAATTTATTAGAAGGCAGTTATAGGATTAACACAAAAGAATTCAGACAATTTATAGGAGTATCTAACGGCTCAGTTGGAGAGCTAAAATATCATATTTTACTTGCAAAAGACCTTGGATATATAGAAGAGGAAAAATACGATGAATTCATAATTGCTCTCGATACTATTAGCAAAATGCTTAGAGGGTTAATCAAGTCTCTATCACGAAAAATCACCAACACCAACACCAACACTAGCACTAACACTAACACCCACAGCAAGGAGCATAAATGAAAATTCTTGTAACAGGTACTGCAGGATTTATTGGGTCTCATCTTGCCAATTATTTGATTCAAAGAGGTGATGAAGTCGTTGGTTTGGATAATATTAATGATTATTACGACCAGAGGGTAAAATACGGGAGACTTCAAAGAGCTGGAATAATCGATACACTGGAAGCAGGAAAAGATATTGCTTACAATCAACTAATAACCAGTAACCAATATACCAATTATAACTTCATCAAACTAAATCTTGAAGACAAAGAAAAACTGATGAATTTATTTTCTTCTGAACGCTTTGATGCTGTATGCAACCTTGCAGCTCAGGCAGGAGTTAGGTATTCGCTGACGAATCCGGATGCATATATTCAGAGCAATATTGTTGGTTTTATAAATATCCTTGAAGCATGCAGACATAATAATGTCAAAAATTTGTCTTATGCCAGCAGTAGTTCGGTTTATGGTCTTAATGAAGATTTACCTTTTAGTACAAAACATAATGTTGATCATCCAATAAGTTTGTATGCAGCCAGCAAAAAATCAAATGAGTTAATGGCTCATACCTACAGTCATCTTTACGGTATTCAAACGACAGGGCTTCGTTTTTTTACTGTTTACGGACCATGGGGAAGGCCTGATATGGCATTATTTCTTTTTACTAAGGCTGCTCTGGAAAATAAACCGATCGATGTTTTTAATAAAGGCGATATGCTGAGGGATTTTACGTATATTGATGATATTGTTGAAGGTGTTGTAAGAGTGATCGATAATCCCGCTAAACCAATTTCTAATTTAAAATTTAGCACTCAAAATTCAACACTCGACACTCAAAACTCATCACCCAACACTCAACACTCATCACCTAACACTCAACACTCAAAACTTAAAAACTTGCCCCCTCAAATTTCAACCGCTCCATATCGAGTTTATAATATTGGAAACAATAATCCTGTACAACTCATGGACTTCATAGAGGCAATAGAAAACAAACTGGATCTCAAAATAAAAAAAAATATGATGCCCATCCAGCCCGGAGATGTCCCGGCTACTTATGCAGATGTAAATGACCTCGTTGAAGATCTTGGCTATAAACCGTCAACACCTGTGCAGGAAGGAATTAATAAGTTCGTGGATTGGTACCTTGACTTTTTCGAAGTCAGTGATTAGTAATTAGTGACTGGAGAAGATGATTTGAAAAATCATATGGATTTAGACGCTTGGAATGATTTATAGGTAAAGGTTAAGTTAGAGGTTTAGGTTTAGTTATGTATAAAAGTTTTAAAGAAATGCCGATTTGGCAGGAAGCTATGGATATTGCTGAAAAGATCTTTCATATTACTGATAATTTGCCAAAAAAGGAAGATTACGGTTTTACTTTTGAAATTTAGGGCTAAGGTTTACCCCGTTAAATGCCGTAGGCAATCAGCCCGCCCGGCGTCGGACGTTGCGGAGCTGATATTTAACATGGGGAGCAAGGATTGAATTATGGCAAATTTTGAAGAGTTGGAGGTCTGGAAAAGAGCTTCAAGACTTAGTGCAGATTTGTACACATATTTTAGGTCATTGAAAGATTATGGTTTTCGTGATCAAATTACTCGTGCGGGACTGTCTATTCCATCAAACATCTCTGAGGGCTATGAACGTGACACGGCAAAAGATAGAGCGAGATTTTTAACTTACGCAAAGGGTTCCTGTGGTGAGCTGCGTACTCATATTTATATAGGCATTGAAGCAGGATATATTGAAAAAGAAGTTGGTTATAAATGGGTACAGGAAACAAAGGAATTATCAAAAATGATTTACGGGCTAATGAAATTTGTTAAAACAACTTAAAACCAAGAGTAAAACTTACCCCTTGCTCCTCGGCCCTGTAAACTATTATATAAGGAATACAAAATGAGCTATACCTGTACCTTTACCTCTACCTTAGCAATATATGGATTAATAAATCACAAAAAAGGAAAAAATAAATGAAACAAACAACGAATCACGAATCACAAATTACGAATCACAAAGTAGCAATTATCGGTCTCGGCTACGTCGGTCTTCCATTAGCTCATGCTTTTGCCGAAAAATATGAAGTAGTGGGTTTTGACATCAGCCAAAAAAGAATCGAAGAGCTTAATAACGCTGTAGATTCCACTCACGAGCTTACTTCAGACCAGCTAAAATCCGTCCTCCCAAAATTTAACTCATCACTCAAAACTCAAAACTCAAAACTCACACAGCCTAACTTCTTACATCTTACGTCTCACTCTGAAGATATTGCATCAGCAAATATCTTCATCGTAACCGTTCCTACCCCAATTGATAAATTTAAAATCCCCGATTTAACTCCTTTAATAAAGGCATCGGAAACTGTCGGCAAGGTATTAAAACCGAATGATATTGTAATATACGAATCTACAGTCTATCCCGGCTGTACCGAAGAAGACTGTGTACCCATACTCGAAAAAGCCTCCGGTCTCAAATACATCACCACAGACACCAATCACGAACCACGAATCACGGGTCACGGTACTAAAAATTACGCATCACGCATTACCCATCACGGTTTCTTTGTCGGCTATTCCCCCGAGCGCATCAACCCCGGAGATAAAAAGCACACTGTTAAAGACATTAAAAAAGTTGTTTCAGGAAGCACCCCTGAAATTACAGATTTTATAGACGAACTTTATGCAAGTATTATAACTGCAGGCACACATAAAGCAGCCAGTATAAAAGTTGCTGAAGCTGCTAAAGTGATTGAGAATACACAGCGGGATATAAACATCGCCTTTGTAAATGAACTTGCGATGATTTTCAATAAGCTTGGTATAAATACGAAGGATGTCCTGGAAGCCGCCGGAACGAAGTGGAATTTTCTCCCTTTTAAGCCCGGATTAGTCGGTGGACACTGTATAGGTGTAGACCCGTATTATCTGGCATATAAAGCTCAACATATAGGCCATCACCCGGAAATGATTTTGGCAGGCAGGCGTATTAACGATAATATGGGAATGTATGTTGCCAATAATGTGGTAAAATTGATGATTCAGAAAGGCATGAAGGTTAAAGGTGCCAATGTATTAGTGCTGGGGATTACATTTAAGGAGAACTGTCCGGATATTCGTAATTCAAGAGTAATTGACGTGGTAAGAGAGCTGGAGGATTTCGGCTGTAATGTTGATGTCACAGATCCCCACGCAGACCCCGATGAAGTCAAATCTGAATACAACATCAACCTTGTCAGTCATTCTGAACTTGTTTCAGAATCCGATGTTCCACATAGATCCCGAAATAAATTCGGGATGACTGACCACTCAACTGCTCAACCACTAAACGACTCAACGAATACCCCACCCAACCAATATACCAATACACCAATAACCAATTACGACTCCGTCGTTCTCGCCGTAGCTCATGATGAATTTAAACAGTTGAACTCAACACTTTCACATTCACACTCATTTTCACGTAACAATATGGTAATTTATGATATAAAATCGATATTTGAAGATAGTGATGGAAAATTGTGATAGAAAAAGATTTTTCAAAATCTAAATTGTTAAGAGCAGGTAATTTAGTTTGGTAAAATCTGTTT comes from Flexistipes sp. and encodes:
- a CDS encoding Fic family protein is translated as MNSIKIRIPEPKWESDLANFIIDLEKLKIKRIEGEIPEYIFLQLKEIFHKLETLGSARIEGNNTTLSEYIEKIIENRFEEEEKEILNIEEAIDFIEQHIEHYSIDRMFISQIHKIITKDLTPPPKGEGSKYPGELRKHNVIIQKSKHRPPDVSILNDCFEEFIRFINKDRKEQYQLLMIAIAHHRFAYIHPYDNANGRVGRLLNYALLIKFGFKVRDKRILNPSSVFYSDRDRYYEMLSCADSLLDEDLLTWCEYFLKGLKNEIEKIDILLKREFVVGKILLPSIKYALERKLLTSEEKKVLHLMIDSPEMSIKSQDLSKIGIDGSVKKSRFMEKLKERKFIKPIKEGGRIYTINFTNNYLLRGVIKSLEKEGFVSDFLERRDS
- a CDS encoding four helix bundle protein gives rise to the protein MADYVFPFEKLEVWKLSKAFATKIYKNTENFPNEEKFGLVSQLRRAAVSVASNLAEGSSRKSKKDQAHFSQIAYSSLMEVLCQLEIARDIGYISKNDLQDLRSDASKIAYMINSLRRSQTC
- a CDS encoding nucleotidyl transferase AbiEii/AbiGii toxin family protein, with the protein product MKKANNKNIAHSILQRLLNRAKANEEDFNFLLSRYGMERFLYRLSISSYNERFLLKGASLFLVWMGQNHRVTRDADLLCFGSSNLQSLAEIFRNICSIGCGVDGMVYDADTLKVEEIREGHEYDGVRITLVGFLNKAKIPLQIDIGFGDTITPAPENIEYPTLLDSPSPKLRAYPRYTLVAEKLEAMVYFGLANSRMKDFYDIWLLSTRFPFKGDILSTAIKNTFNRRETPLPSDVPFAFTSDFHKDRQKKIQWNTFIRKSNPNVCIDDLSLIIGEISRFLQPVIGSIQSESNFEKEWQPKYGWIQKQ
- a CDS encoding type IV toxin-antitoxin system AbiEi family antitoxin domain-containing protein, with translation MNKTDQILKLTKEKGIVRPKDVEELGINRHILYSLYKKGLLIKIDRGMYMLPDAPITEYQNLIKVAKKIPAAVVCLISALSFHEITTQIPNELWIAVPRDTWRPKIDYPPLHYTVMNKKAYSFGIQEVNINGVLVKIYTPAKTVADCFKFRNKVGLDVAIEALREVMRTRKATMDELVGAAKVNRVLKIMRPYMEAIV
- a CDS encoding four helix bundle protein codes for the protein MDVWKLAKDFRREIKLLCDNLPTDEKYRLADQLIRASRSITANLAERHGRYHFQENIQFCRQARGSLFECLDHLTVCLENGYIDDKMFVDLEISIYNILKKLNGYIKYLRDKKNEK
- a CDS encoding four helix bundle protein, producing the protein MIEVKSVEDLDVFQRSHKLTLELYKISEDFPSSEKFGLVSQIRRASSSICANLLEGSYRINTKEFRQFIGVSNGSVGELKYHILLAKDLGYIEEEKYDEFIIALDTISKMLRGLIKSLSRKITNTNTNTSTNTNTHSKEHK
- a CDS encoding NAD-dependent epimerase, with the translated sequence MKILVTGTAGFIGSHLANYLIQRGDEVVGLDNINDYYDQRVKYGRLQRAGIIDTLEAGKDIAYNQLITSNQYTNYNFIKLNLEDKEKLMNLFSSERFDAVCNLAAQAGVRYSLTNPDAYIQSNIVGFINILEACRHNNVKNLSYASSSSVYGLNEDLPFSTKHNVDHPISLYAASKKSNELMAHTYSHLYGIQTTGLRFFTVYGPWGRPDMALFLFTKAALENKPIDVFNKGDMLRDFTYIDDIVEGVVRVIDNPAKPISNLKFSTQNSTLDTQNSSPNTQHSSPNTQHSKLKNLPPQISTAPYRVYNIGNNNPVQLMDFIEAIENKLDLKIKKNMMPIQPGDVPATYADVNDLVEDLGYKPSTPVQEGINKFVDWYLDFFEVSD
- a CDS encoding four helix bundle protein → MYKSFKEMPIWQEAMDIAEKIFHITDNLPKKEDYGFTFEI
- a CDS encoding four helix bundle protein, which encodes MANFEELEVWKRASRLSADLYTYFRSLKDYGFRDQITRAGLSIPSNISEGYERDTAKDRARFLTYAKGSCGELRTHIYIGIEAGYIEKEVGYKWVQETKELSKMIYGLMKFVKTT
- a CDS encoding nucleotide sugar dehydrogenase produces the protein MKQTTNHESQITNHKVAIIGLGYVGLPLAHAFAEKYEVVGFDISQKRIEELNNAVDSTHELTSDQLKSVLPKFNSSLKTQNSKLTQPNFLHLTSHSEDIASANIFIVTVPTPIDKFKIPDLTPLIKASETVGKVLKPNDIVIYESTVYPGCTEEDCVPILEKASGLKYITTDTNHEPRITGHGTKNYASRITHHGFFVGYSPERINPGDKKHTVKDIKKVVSGSTPEITDFIDELYASIITAGTHKAASIKVAEAAKVIENTQRDINIAFVNELAMIFNKLGINTKDVLEAAGTKWNFLPFKPGLVGGHCIGVDPYYLAYKAQHIGHHPEMILAGRRINDNMGMYVANNVVKLMIQKGMKVKGANVLVLGITFKENCPDIRNSRVIDVVRELEDFGCNVDVTDPHADPDEVKSEYNINLVSHSELVSESDVPHRSRNKFGMTDHSTAQPLNDSTNTPPNQYTNTPITNYDSVVLAVAHDEFKQLNSTLSHSHSFSRNNMVIYDIKSIFEDSDGKL